The following proteins are encoded in a genomic region of Amphiura filiformis chromosome 18, Afil_fr2py, whole genome shotgun sequence:
- the LOC140139437 gene encoding uncharacterized protein, with protein sequence MSELLYTCFRVGLLAWLFITYVECYHVKQRPLPYTFCEGSFEHFVITCVTSRQGINPKPKWRGWKKDDELIDIDDGPGGNYLSLKDPNNHQVFYLLLSKDVLQAANSGDKYDCFDPSQNYTGEEINGRRDEVPTLNVLPVERCLEEPTTTTIPSTTTVPSTTSTTTVPSTTIVPSTRASTTIIPSTITSTTTIPSTITETITPTGPITRERTVPEKPLCTESPPKVDGETEEQTKERINTDQDQKNQNNVVMILMVILITLLVGVLVVLVFIWRKVNTVIYKQKREEYARSDMAIENGLPLLPVTRSTSHDCSGHVTTSSCDCNGQVTTTLSDFNSPNGHAPTDPIDNV encoded by the exons aTGAGTGAATTACTCTATACATGCTTTCGTGTGGGACTTCTTGCATGGCTATTCATTACTTATGTTG AGTGCTACCATGTAAAGCAGAGACCACTGCCATATACGTTTTGTGAAGGCTCCTTTGAACATTTTGTAATCACATGTGTG ACTTCCAGACAAGGAATTAATCCCAAGCCCAAATGGAGGGGATGGAAAAAGGACGATGAACTCATTGATATAGATGATGGACCAGGTGGCAACTATCTCTCCCTGAAAGACCCTAATAACCATCAAGTATTCTACCTGCTCTTATCCAAGGATGTACTACAGGCTGCAAATAGTGGTGATAAGTATGACTGTTTTGACCCAAGTCAGAATTATACAGGGGAGGAAATAAATGGAAGGAGAGATGAGGTACCAACACTCAATGTGTTACCGGTAGAAC GTTGCTTGGAGgagccaacaacaacaacaataccatCAACAACAACAGTAccatcaacaacatcaacaactacAGTACCATCAACAACTATAGTACCATCAACAAGAGCATCAACAACTATAATCCCATCAACAATAACGTCAACAACTACAATACCATCAACAATAACAGAGACGATAACACCAACAGGACCAATCACAAGAGAGAGGACTGTTCCAGAGAAGCCATTGTGTACTGAATCACCCCCTAAAGTTGATGGAGAAACTGAAGAACAAACTAAAGAAAGGATCAATACGGATCAGGATCAAAAGAATCAAA ATAATGTAGTCATGATATTAATGGTAATTCTTATAACGCTATTGGTAGGCGTGCTGGTGGTGTTGGTCTTTATATGGAGGAAAGTGAACACAGTTATATACAAGCAAAAAAG GGAGGAATATGCCAGAAGTGACATGGCTATAGAAAATGGACTACCACTCCTACCTGTTACCAGAAGCACATCACATGACTGCAGTGGTCATGTGACAACCAGCTCGTGTGACTGTAATGGTCAGGTGACCACCACTTTAAGTGACTTCAATTCTCCCAATGGTCATGCACCTACAGATCCGATTGATAATGTTTAA